In one Mycobacterium heckeshornense genomic region, the following are encoded:
- a CDS encoding NDMA-dependent alcohol dehydrogenase yields the protein MKSKAAVLRGVGVDWEVTEIELDPPHAGEVLVKMAYAGICHSDEHFYTGDSVPSPEMEEAMRASGIPVPEWFPMLGGHEGSGIVEEVGPQVRSLAPGDHVAISFFPACGTCRWCATGYTYLCDVGANIYDKAMTTDGTRRRHLGDEDLMAMMQVGTFSEYVVASERSLVKVNDWIPLEAASLVSCGVTTGFGSGSVAAGTQPGDTVVVVGVGGIGMNAVQGARIAGAKHIVAVDPNEFKRQTAPGFGATHTVADAGAALELVKEITWGVMADRVILAPGVVPPDLILTAMMLLRKGGTCVLTGMAKISDMMVPLILPDMVSSCKTLKGVLYGEMNPREAMPRLLSMYEAGTLKLDELITQKYKLDDINEAMRDLRAGRNIRGVIAFG from the coding sequence ATGAAATCCAAGGCAGCCGTGTTGCGTGGCGTCGGCGTGGACTGGGAGGTCACCGAGATCGAGCTGGATCCGCCACACGCCGGTGAGGTGCTGGTGAAGATGGCCTACGCCGGCATCTGCCACTCCGACGAGCACTTCTACACGGGCGACAGCGTGCCGAGCCCGGAGATGGAGGAGGCGATGCGGGCATCCGGCATTCCGGTGCCCGAGTGGTTTCCCATGCTCGGCGGGCACGAGGGTTCCGGCATCGTCGAAGAAGTCGGCCCGCAGGTGCGCTCCCTCGCGCCCGGTGACCATGTGGCCATCTCGTTCTTTCCCGCCTGCGGGACGTGCCGCTGGTGCGCCACCGGATACACCTATCTCTGCGACGTCGGCGCGAACATCTACGACAAGGCGATGACCACCGACGGGACCAGGCGCCGCCACCTCGGCGACGAGGACCTCATGGCGATGATGCAGGTGGGCACGTTCTCCGAATACGTCGTGGCCTCCGAGAGGTCGTTGGTCAAGGTGAACGACTGGATACCGCTGGAGGCGGCATCGCTCGTGTCATGCGGGGTGACAACGGGATTCGGTTCGGGGTCGGTGGCCGCGGGCACCCAGCCGGGCGACACCGTGGTGGTGGTGGGTGTCGGCGGCATCGGGATGAACGCCGTGCAGGGGGCCAGGATCGCGGGCGCCAAGCACATCGTCGCGGTCGATCCGAACGAGTTCAAGCGGCAGACCGCGCCGGGCTTCGGCGCCACCCACACCGTCGCCGACGCGGGTGCTGCGCTGGAACTCGTCAAGGAGATCACCTGGGGGGTGATGGCGGACCGGGTGATCCTGGCCCCCGGCGTCGTACCGCCCGACCTGATCCTGACCGCGATGATGTTGCTGCGCAAGGGCGGCACGTGCGTGCTGACCGGCATGGCGAAGATCAGCGACATGATGGTGCCGCTGATCCTGCCCGACATGGTGTCGTCGTGTAAGACGCTGAAGGGCGTGCTCTACGGGGAGATGAATCCCCGCGAGGCCATGCCCAGGCTGCTGTCGATGTATGAGGCAGGCACACTGAAACTCGACGAGCTGATCACCCAGAAGTACAAGCTCGATGACATCAACGAGGCGATGCGAGATCTGCGCGCCGGGAGGAACATCCGGGGCGTAATCGCATTCGGGTGA
- a CDS encoding alanine and proline-rich secreted protein Apa produces the protein MKQGDPNQTRHRGVAAVLAIAALTGAGAITVALPATTANADPPPAPPSTNAPAPPAAGANTAPDSAPGPAGPNAAPPAADPVAAPPATDPNAAPAADPNAPEAGRVNNAAGGFSYVIPAGWVESDATHLDYGSALLSKETGQPPSPGQPPPVANDTRIVLGRLDQKLYASAEPDNAKAAIRLGSDMGEFFMPYPGTRINQESTPLSGNGVSGSASYYEVKFSDTSKPNGQIWTGVVGPSATSTRQGAQQNAQNQRWFVVWLGTANNPVDKTAAKALAESIRPWTPPPAPAAPPPAPPAAPAAPPPNAPAQPNQAPAGAPAGAPAPGASVST, from the coding sequence ATGAAGCAGGGGGATCCGAACCAGACACGCCACCGGGGCGTCGCCGCGGTGCTTGCGATCGCGGCGCTGACCGGTGCCGGCGCCATCACGGTTGCGTTGCCCGCGACCACGGCAAACGCCGATCCGCCGCCCGCTCCGCCGAGCACCAACGCCCCGGCACCCCCGGCGGCCGGCGCCAACACCGCACCGGACAGCGCACCGGGCCCGGCTGGTCCTAATGCCGCGCCCCCGGCAGCCGATCCGGTCGCGGCTCCGCCGGCAACCGATCCCAACGCCGCACCGGCGGCAGACCCCAACGCGCCCGAGGCCGGCCGGGTCAACAACGCCGCCGGTGGCTTCAGCTACGTCATTCCGGCCGGCTGGGTGGAATCGGACGCCACCCACCTCGACTACGGGTCGGCGCTACTCAGCAAGGAGACAGGACAACCGCCCTCACCGGGTCAGCCGCCGCCGGTCGCCAACGACACCCGCATCGTGCTCGGCCGACTGGATCAAAAGCTTTACGCCAGCGCCGAACCCGACAACGCGAAGGCCGCGATCCGGCTGGGCTCGGACATGGGGGAGTTCTTCATGCCGTACCCCGGGACCCGGATCAACCAGGAAAGCACCCCGCTCAGCGGCAACGGTGTATCTGGCAGCGCGTCCTACTACGAGGTGAAGTTCTCGGATACCAGCAAGCCGAACGGCCAAATCTGGACGGGGGTGGTCGGTCCGTCCGCAACCAGCACCCGGCAAGGCGCGCAGCAAAACGCGCAGAATCAGCGGTGGTTCGTGGTGTGGCTCGGCACCGCGAACAATCCCGTAGACAAGACGGCCGCCAAGGCCCTGGCCGAGTCGATTCGCCCGTGGACGCCTCCGCCGGCTCCCGCAGCTCCGCCACCTGCGCCGCCAGCGGCGCCGGCGGCCCCACCGCCCAATGCGCCCGCACAGCCCAATCAGGCACCGGCGGGCGCCCCGGCCGGCGCGCCCGCCCCCGGAGCCTCGGTTTCGACCTAG
- a CDS encoding sulfate/molybdate ABC transporter ATP-binding protein, protein MSGLQLRAVVADRDLDVEFSVAPGEVLAVLGPNGAGKSTALHVIAGLVRPDVGLVRLGTRVLTDTATGVDVATHQRRVGLLLQDPLLFPHMSVAANVAFGLRTQRRVWHGLRRGYKASARCWLREVDAEELAGRRPRQLSGGQAQRVAIARALAAEPDALLLDEPLAGLDVGAAGAVRAVLRKVVSRDARATVLVTHDLLDVFTLADRVLVLESGRVAEAGPVADVLTAPRSRFGARIAGVNLVNGTIGPDGALHARSGALWYGAAAENLTRGQEAVAVFAPATVAVYREAPHGSPRNAVEVTVAELDSRGTSLRVRGGEQPDGAPGLAADITVDAAAELGLTPGQRVWFAVKAQEVTLYPTRPASKRQT, encoded by the coding sequence ATGAGCGGCTTGCAGCTGCGCGCGGTGGTGGCCGACCGGGACCTGGATGTGGAGTTCTCGGTCGCGCCGGGCGAAGTGCTGGCCGTGCTGGGTCCTAACGGCGCCGGCAAGTCGACTGCGCTGCACGTCATCGCCGGACTGGTGCGGCCGGACGTGGGACTCGTGCGGCTGGGCACGCGAGTGCTCACCGACACCGCGACCGGAGTCGACGTGGCAACACATCAGCGTCGGGTCGGGCTGTTGCTGCAGGATCCATTGCTGTTTCCACACATGAGCGTGGCAGCGAACGTGGCGTTCGGGCTGCGCACCCAGCGCCGGGTATGGCACGGCCTGCGTCGCGGATACAAGGCGTCTGCGCGGTGCTGGCTGCGCGAAGTCGACGCCGAAGAGCTGGCCGGCCGCAGGCCGCGGCAGCTCTCCGGCGGCCAGGCGCAGCGCGTCGCGATCGCACGCGCGCTGGCGGCAGAACCGGATGCGTTGTTGCTCGATGAACCGCTCGCCGGCCTCGACGTCGGCGCGGCTGGCGCGGTCCGCGCGGTACTGCGCAAGGTTGTCAGCCGCGACGCGCGAGCCACCGTGCTGGTAACCCACGACCTGCTGGACGTGTTCACGCTGGCCGACCGGGTGCTAGTGCTCGAGTCCGGCAGGGTGGCCGAGGCCGGCCCGGTGGCTGACGTGTTAACCGCGCCCCGCAGCCGTTTCGGGGCCCGCATCGCGGGAGTCAACTTGGTCAACGGCACGATCGGGCCCGATGGAGCACTGCATGCGCGATCCGGTGCACTCTGGTATGGCGCGGCGGCCGAAAATCTGACCCGTGGGCAAGAGGCGGTGGCGGTGTTTGCGCCCGCGACAGTGGCGGTGTATCGGGAAGCACCGCATGGCAGCCCCCGCAATGCGGTGGAAGTGACTGTGGCAGAACTAGATTCGCGCGGCACATCGCTGCGGGTGCGGGGCGGGGAGCAGCCCGACGGCGCCCCGGGGTTGGCGGCCGATATCACCGTCGACGCCGCCGCGGAGCTGGGGCTGACTCCGGGTCAGCGGGTGTGGTTTGCGGTCAAGGCGCAGGAGGTGACGCTGTATCCGACGCGCCCGGCATCGAAACGCCAGACGTGA
- a CDS encoding ABC transporter permease, giving the protein MAFVVVPLVAVAVKVDWPHFWSLITSPSSKTALLLSIKTAAASTALCMLFGVPMALVLARSTAPLVRLLRPLVLLPLVLPPVVGGIALLYAFGRLGLVGRYLEAAGIHIAFTTTAVVLAQTFVSLPFLVIALEGAARTAGSDYELVAATLGARPGTVWWRVTLPLLVPGLVSGAVLAFARSLGEFGATLTFAGSRQGVTRTLPLEIYLQRVTDADAAVALSTLLVAVAALVVLGVGTRRLAGAGAAT; this is encoded by the coding sequence ATGGCGTTCGTGGTGGTGCCGCTGGTGGCGGTCGCCGTCAAAGTGGACTGGCCACACTTCTGGTCACTGATTACCAGCCCCTCGTCCAAGACGGCACTGCTGTTGAGCATCAAGACCGCGGCCGCCAGCACCGCCCTGTGCATGCTGTTCGGGGTGCCGATGGCTCTTGTGCTGGCCCGCAGTACTGCACCGCTGGTGCGGCTGTTGCGGCCGCTGGTGTTGTTGCCGTTGGTGCTGCCACCCGTGGTCGGAGGTATCGCGTTGCTGTACGCGTTCGGCCGGCTCGGGTTGGTCGGGCGCTACCTGGAGGCCGCCGGTATCCATATCGCGTTCACCACCACCGCCGTGGTGTTGGCGCAAACCTTTGTCTCGTTGCCTTTCCTGGTGATCGCCCTCGAAGGTGCGGCGCGCACCGCGGGCAGCGACTATGAGCTCGTCGCGGCGACGCTGGGGGCCCGGCCCGGCACGGTGTGGTGGCGGGTGACGCTGCCGCTGCTGGTGCCAGGCCTGGTGTCCGGGGCGGTGCTCGCCTTCGCCCGTTCGCTGGGCGAGTTCGGCGCGACGTTGACCTTCGCCGGTTCCCGGCAAGGGGTCACCCGGACGCTGCCGCTGGAGATCTACCTGCAGCGGGTCACCGACGCCGACGCGGCGGTGGCGTTGTCGACCCTGCTGGTCGCGGTGGCCGCGCTGGTGGTGCTGGGGGTCGGCACCCGGCGGCTGGCCGGAGCCGGCGCCGCAACATGA
- the modA gene encoding molybdate ABC transporter substrate-binding protein: MRRILVRAALVSLLLVAGLTGCRSTAPPTSPTPPSSPSAAKPLLVFAAASLRPVFDTIAEQFKTENPGAAVDIDYAGSSELATQLTQGGTADVFASADTVQMDKVAKAGLLAGKPVDFASNTLVVVTGPGNPKQVRAFADLTKPGLAVTVCQQPVPCGAATQRIENNTGVHLNPVSEEPSVTDVLNKVTSGQADAGLVYLTDAINAGTKVVTVNFPEAAAARNIYPIAVLQHSPHPQLARKFIDTVTGETGQKALHQAGFAKP, translated from the coding sequence ATGCGGCGGATTTTGGTGCGAGCGGCTTTGGTGTCCCTGCTGCTGGTCGCGGGTCTGACCGGATGCCGCTCGACGGCACCGCCGACCTCGCCCACCCCACCGTCGTCGCCGTCGGCGGCGAAGCCGCTTCTTGTGTTCGCCGCGGCATCGCTGCGACCGGTCTTCGACACCATCGCCGAGCAGTTCAAGACCGAAAATCCGGGTGCCGCAGTCGATATCGATTACGCGGGTTCCTCGGAACTGGCGACTCAGTTGACCCAGGGCGGGACCGCCGACGTCTTCGCCTCCGCCGACACCGTGCAAATGGACAAGGTCGCCAAGGCCGGACTGCTGGCCGGCAAGCCGGTCGATTTTGCCTCCAACACGCTGGTCGTCGTCACCGGCCCGGGCAATCCCAAGCAGGTGCGCGCCTTTGCCGACCTCACCAAGCCGGGGCTGGCCGTAACCGTATGCCAGCAGCCGGTGCCCTGCGGCGCCGCCACCCAGCGCATCGAGAACAACACCGGGGTGCACCTCAACCCGGTCAGCGAGGAACCCAGCGTCACCGATGTGCTCAACAAGGTGACCAGCGGCCAGGCCGACGCCGGGCTGGTTTACCTCACCGACGCGATCAACGCCGGCACGAAGGTGGTAACCGTGAACTTCCCGGAAGCAGCTGCGGCGCGAAACATCTACCCCATCGCGGTGCTGCAGCATTCGCCGCATCCCCAGCTGGCGCGGAAGTTCATCGACACGGTGACCGGTGAGACAGGTCAAAAGGCCCTGCACCAAGCGGGCTTTGCCAAACCCTGA
- a CDS encoding SDR family oxidoreductase → MAVEVLVTGGDTELGRTVAEGFRDGGHKVTLAGARRDDLEVAAKELDADAIVCDNTDAASLAEVRALFPHHLDTIVNVPAPRWDAGDPRAYSLSDLAHAWRHAFDVTVLSAVLTVQTVGDHLRSGGSIIGVVAENPQPGSADAAVKAALSNWVAGQANVFGTRGITVNAVASGRGAQPGYEGLTRTPPPVAAEIARLAVFLTTSAARHITGQTLHVSHGAMAHFD, encoded by the coding sequence ATGGCAGTGGAGGTGCTGGTCACCGGCGGCGACACCGAGCTGGGGCGCACGGTTGCGGAAGGGTTTCGCGACGGCGGCCACAAGGTGACGCTGGCAGGCGCACGCCGCGACGATCTCGAAGTCGCCGCTAAGGAACTGGACGCGGATGCCATCGTGTGCGACAACACCGACGCCGCAAGCCTGGCCGAGGTTCGCGCGCTCTTCCCGCATCACCTGGACACCATCGTCAACGTGCCCGCCCCGCGCTGGGATGCCGGCGACCCGCGCGCCTACTCGCTGTCCGATCTGGCCCATGCATGGCGTCATGCCTTCGACGTGACCGTGCTGTCTGCGGTGCTGACCGTGCAAACCGTGGGCGATCATCTGCGCTCCGGCGGCTCGATCATCGGGGTGGTCGCGGAAAACCCGCAGCCGGGAAGCGCCGACGCCGCGGTCAAAGCGGCATTGTCGAACTGGGTCGCCGGTCAGGCCAATGTGTTCGGCACCCGCGGAATCACCGTCAACGCGGTTGCCTCGGGGCGCGGTGCGCAGCCCGGTTACGAGGGATTAACCCGCACACCACCTCCGGTCGCGGCTGAAATCGCCCGGCTGGCAGTGTTTCTCACGACTTCTGCAGCGCGCCATATCACCGGCCAGACGCTGCATGTCAGCCACGGTGCCATGGCGCATTTCGACTAA
- a CDS encoding LLM class F420-dependent oxidoreductase: MAIRLGLQIPNFSYGTGVTELFPTVIAQAREAESAGFDAVFVMDHFYQLPVLGPPDQPMLEAYTTLGALATATKQIQLGALVTGNTYRNPALLAKIITTLDVVSAGRAILGIGTGWFELEHRQLGFEFGTFTDRFNRLEEALQIVDPMIKGDRPTFSGKWYTTEQAMAEPRYRDRIPILIGGSGEKKTFSIAARYADHLNIIGGFDELTGKLDALATRCDEVGRDRSSLETSMLLTVLVDENATPDAVPDRMSQRMVAGGPAQIAEQVKTKALDAGLDGVIINVPFYRPGVVTAVGEALRPLVAV; this comes from the coding sequence GTGGCTATTCGACTCGGACTACAGATCCCCAACTTCTCCTACGGCACCGGCGTAACCGAACTCTTCCCGACTGTCATCGCGCAAGCCCGAGAAGCCGAATCAGCCGGATTCGACGCCGTCTTCGTCATGGACCATTTCTACCAACTGCCGGTGCTGGGTCCGCCTGACCAGCCGATGCTCGAGGCGTATACCACGCTGGGTGCATTGGCGACCGCGACCAAGCAAATTCAATTGGGGGCCTTGGTAACTGGCAACACGTACCGCAACCCTGCGCTACTCGCCAAAATCATCACCACGCTCGATGTGGTGAGCGCTGGCCGGGCGATCCTGGGCATCGGTACCGGCTGGTTCGAGCTTGAACATCGCCAATTGGGATTCGAGTTCGGCACTTTCACCGACCGGTTCAACCGGCTCGAGGAAGCGCTGCAGATCGTCGACCCGATGATCAAAGGCGATCGGCCGACATTTTCCGGCAAGTGGTATACGACCGAACAGGCGATGGCCGAGCCGCGTTACCGCGACCGCATCCCGATTTTGATCGGCGGCAGCGGCGAGAAGAAGACGTTCTCGATCGCCGCCCGCTACGCCGATCATCTCAACATCATCGGCGGATTCGACGAGCTGACAGGCAAGCTCGACGCTCTGGCCACGCGGTGCGACGAAGTCGGCCGAGACCGTTCGTCGCTGGAGACCAGCATGCTGCTGACCGTGCTGGTTGACGAGAACGCCACACCCGACGCCGTTCCCGACCGGATGAGTCAGCGCATGGTGGCGGGTGGTCCGGCACAAATCGCCGAGCAGGTCAAAACGAAGGCGCTCGATGCGGGACTCGACGGCGTGATCATCAACGTTCCGTTCTACCGCCCGGGCGTCGTCACCGCCGTCGGTGAGGCGCTGCGGCCGCTGGTGGCCGTGTAA
- a CDS encoding NAD(P)/FAD-dependent oxidoreductase, translating into MSAQTEASAAPGRRHQVVIIGSGFGGLNAAKKLKRADVDIKLIARTTHHLFQPLLYQVATGIISEGEIAPPTRVVLRRQRNVQVLLGDVTRIDLTGKYVVSELLGHTYTTHYDSLIVAAGAGQSYFGNDHFAEFAPGMKSIDDALELRGRILSAFEQAERSSDPERRKKLLTFTVIGAGPTGVEMAGQIAELAEYTLKGAFRHIDPTTARVILLDAAPAVLPPMGEKLGKKAAARLEKMGVEIQLGAMVTDVDRNGITVKDSDGTIRRIESACKVWSAGVSASPLGRDLAEQSGVELDRSGRVKVLPDLTIPGHPNVFVVGDMAAVEGVPGVAQGAIQGGKYAANTIKAELAGADPAAREPFQYFDKGSMAAVARFSAVAKIGPLEFGGFIAWLIWLVLHLAYLIGFKSKLTTLLSWTVTFLSTRRGQLTITEQQAFARTRLEQLAVLAAEAHRGETRVAS; encoded by the coding sequence ATGAGTGCCCAAACCGAAGCCAGTGCTGCGCCCGGTCGTCGCCACCAGGTCGTCATCATCGGATCGGGATTCGGCGGACTCAACGCGGCCAAGAAGCTCAAGAGGGCCGACGTCGACATCAAGCTGATCGCCCGCACCACCCACCATCTGTTTCAGCCGCTGCTGTATCAGGTTGCGACCGGCATCATCTCCGAGGGTGAGATCGCCCCGCCGACGCGGGTGGTGCTGCGCCGGCAGCGCAACGTGCAGGTGTTGCTCGGCGACGTCACCCGCATCGACCTGACGGGCAAATACGTCGTCTCCGAATTGCTCGGCCACACCTACACCACGCACTATGACAGCCTGATCGTCGCGGCCGGGGCGGGGCAGTCCTACTTCGGCAACGACCACTTCGCCGAATTTGCGCCCGGCATGAAATCCATCGACGATGCCCTGGAACTGCGCGGCCGGATCCTGAGTGCATTCGAGCAGGCCGAACGCTCCAGTGATCCGGAACGACGAAAAAAGCTGCTGACGTTCACCGTTATCGGCGCCGGCCCGACCGGTGTGGAAATGGCCGGGCAAATCGCCGAATTGGCCGAGTACACGTTGAAAGGCGCGTTCCGCCACATCGACCCCACCACCGCCCGGGTGATCTTGCTCGACGCCGCTCCGGCCGTCCTGCCCCCGATGGGCGAGAAGCTGGGCAAGAAGGCCGCCGCGCGGTTGGAAAAGATGGGCGTTGAAATCCAGCTCGGCGCCATGGTCACCGACGTCGACCGCAACGGCATCACGGTCAAGGACTCCGACGGCACAATCCGTCGGATCGAATCCGCCTGCAAAGTCTGGTCGGCCGGGGTCTCGGCAAGTCCGCTGGGCCGCGATCTTGCTGAGCAGTCCGGTGTCGAGCTTGATCGTTCCGGCCGGGTGAAGGTGTTGCCTGACCTGACCATCCCGGGTCACCCGAACGTGTTCGTCGTCGGCGACATGGCTGCCGTCGAGGGCGTGCCGGGCGTGGCCCAGGGAGCGATCCAGGGCGGCAAGTATGCGGCTAACACCATCAAAGCCGAACTCGCCGGGGCCGATCCGGCGGCCCGTGAGCCCTTCCAGTACTTCGACAAGGGTTCGATGGCGGCCGTGGCACGGTTTTCCGCGGTGGCGAAAATCGGTCCGCTGGAGTTCGGCGGGTTCATCGCCTGGTTGATCTGGCTGGTGCTGCACCTGGCCTACCTGATCGGCTTCAAGTCGAAGCTCACCACGTTGCTGTCGTGGACGGTGACGTTCCTGAGCACCCGCCGTGGCCAGCTCACCATCACCGAGCAACAGGCATTCGCCCGCACCCGCCTCGAGCAGCTGGCGGTGCTGGCAGCTGAGGCGCACCGTGGTGAGACCAGGGTGGCCAGCTAG
- a CDS encoding PaaI family thioesterase — MHPLPDPALPPDFTAPFDNEIGLTFTELSPDGARAQLEIQPKLLQPMGIVHGGVYCSMIESMASVSAWTWLNAHGGGSVVGVNNNTDFLRAIRAGTVYGIATPVHRGRLQQLWLVTITDADERTVARGQVRLQNLHAEPGS, encoded by the coding sequence GTGCACCCGCTGCCCGACCCGGCGCTGCCGCCGGATTTCACCGCCCCGTTCGACAACGAGATCGGGCTGACATTCACCGAATTGAGTCCCGACGGCGCGCGGGCCCAGCTGGAGATTCAGCCGAAACTGTTGCAGCCCATGGGGATCGTGCACGGCGGCGTCTACTGCTCGATGATCGAGAGCATGGCCAGCGTGTCGGCATGGACCTGGCTTAATGCGCACGGCGGCGGCTCGGTGGTGGGTGTGAACAACAACACCGATTTCCTGCGCGCCATCCGCGCGGGAACCGTGTACGGCATCGCCACCCCGGTGCACCGCGGCCGACTTCAGCAGCTGTGGCTGGTCACCATTACCGACGCCGACGAGCGGACAGTTGCCCGTGGCCAGGTCCGCTTGCAGAACCTCCACGCTGAACCGGGCAGCTAG
- a CDS encoding iron reductase yields the protein MSVLREDPLIAAMAIERPLPLHESSRRLRELYPACPRVYGVAVLADVCRRRWWPLASALTTDRLRVMFDNAAADMGRSAAARQLADTLVHTVIGRVVALVVLEGRAWDPGLENLWVHVDAEGAIDWVAVVDPTLRGLAHDAELCKVVRLPSESALAVWVAHRCHRTLAPLFAKLHEVSTAAIPVATMWQLVGSAVVAAATQVPQLAGTCELTGMRRGQAVLEALVDFGLPVRGPSVRRRRGQSSSGLAKLGQPCLC from the coding sequence GTGTCGGTGCTACGCGAAGACCCGTTAATCGCGGCAATGGCCATCGAGCGGCCGCTGCCCCTGCACGAATCGAGCCGGCGCCTCCGCGAGCTGTATCCCGCCTGCCCGAGGGTCTACGGTGTCGCGGTGCTGGCCGACGTCTGCCGGCGCCGGTGGTGGCCGCTGGCGTCGGCGCTGACCACCGACCGGCTGCGGGTGATGTTCGACAACGCCGCCGCCGACATGGGCCGAAGCGCTGCGGCCCGGCAACTGGCCGACACCCTTGTCCACACGGTGATCGGACGCGTGGTGGCCCTGGTCGTGCTGGAAGGACGGGCGTGGGACCCCGGCTTGGAGAACCTCTGGGTCCACGTCGACGCCGAGGGCGCCATCGACTGGGTCGCGGTCGTCGACCCCACGCTGCGCGGGCTGGCTCACGACGCAGAATTGTGCAAGGTGGTGCGCCTGCCCAGCGAATCGGCCCTGGCCGTCTGGGTAGCACACCGCTGTCATCGCACGCTGGCGCCGTTATTCGCCAAACTGCACGAGGTCAGCACGGCGGCCATCCCGGTGGCGACCATGTGGCAGCTGGTCGGGTCGGCGGTGGTCGCGGCTGCCACTCAGGTGCCGCAGCTGGCGGGCACGTGCGAGCTCACCGGCATGCGGCGGGGTCAGGCAGTGCTCGAGGCGCTGGTCGACTTCGGCCTGCCGGTGCGGGGCCCGTCGGTTCGACGCCGGCGCGGGCAGTCTTCGTCAGGCCTTGCAAAATTAGGACAGCCTTGCCTATGCTGA
- a CDS encoding BlaI/MecI/CopY family transcriptional regulator: MAKLTRLGDLERAVMDHLWSAPEPQTVRQVHEALSAHRDLAYTTVMTVLQRLAKKNLVSQIRDDRAHRYAPVHSRDELVAGLMVDALDQVADSGSRQAALVHFVERVGADEADALRRALDDLEAGHRKAPPASAGPED, from the coding sequence ATGGCCAAGCTCACGCGTCTGGGGGACCTGGAACGTGCTGTGATGGATCACCTGTGGTCCGCGCCCGAGCCCCAAACGGTCCGCCAGGTCCACGAAGCGTTGTCGGCGCATCGCGATTTGGCCTACACCACCGTGATGACGGTGTTGCAACGGTTGGCCAAGAAGAACCTGGTCTCCCAAATCCGCGACGACCGGGCACATCGGTACGCGCCCGTGCACAGCCGCGACGAGCTGGTGGCCGGGCTCATGGTCGACGCGCTGGACCAGGTGGCCGACTCGGGCAGCCGGCAGGCGGCGTTGGTGCATTTCGTGGAGCGGGTCGGCGCCGACGAAGCCGACGCGCTGCGGCGGGCGCTCGACGACCTGGAAGCCGGCCACCGCAAAGCCCCGCCTGCTAGCGCGGGGCCGGAGGACTGA
- a CDS encoding M56 family metallopeptidase produces the protein MSALAFTILAALLVGPVPALLARADWPLRAPRATVVLWQAIALAAVLSAFSAGIAIASRLLMPGADGRPTASVVGGIGRLGWPLWMLYVGVFALTILVGARLAVAVLRVAIDTRRRRAHHRMLVDLLGVAGHGVSAQVGTRARDLRILGVAQPLAYCLPGVRSRVVLSEGTLAALTDAEVAAILSHERAHLRARHDLVLEGFTAVHAAFPRLVRSAGALDAVQLLVELLADDAAVRTAGRTPLARALVACASGQTPSAALAAGGPSTVVRVRRLSGRGNSRVLAAAVYAAAAAVLVVPTVALAIPWLIELQRLFFS, from the coding sequence GTGTCCGCGCTGGCCTTCACCATTCTCGCGGCGCTGCTGGTCGGCCCGGTACCGGCCCTGTTGGCGCGTGCCGACTGGCCGTTGCGGGCTCCGCGGGCCACGGTCGTGTTATGGCAAGCGATCGCGCTTGCCGCGGTGCTGTCGGCGTTCAGTGCCGGTATCGCGATCGCCAGCCGGTTGTTAATGCCCGGCGCCGACGGGCGGCCGACGGCCAGCGTCGTCGGGGGTATCGGGCGGCTCGGCTGGCCGTTGTGGATGCTGTACGTCGGCGTGTTCGCGCTCACCATACTGGTCGGTGCGCGCCTGGCAGTGGCGGTGCTGCGGGTGGCGATCGACACCCGTCGCCGGCGTGCCCACCACCGCATGCTGGTCGACCTGCTCGGCGTCGCTGGTCACGGGGTGTCCGCCCAGGTCGGCACGAGGGCCCGCGACCTGCGCATCCTTGGGGTGGCCCAACCGCTCGCGTACTGTCTGCCCGGCGTACGCAGCCGTGTGGTGCTCAGCGAAGGCACGCTGGCCGCCCTCACCGACGCCGAAGTCGCGGCCATCCTCAGCCACGAACGCGCACATCTGCGGGCCCGCCACGACCTGGTTCTTGAGGGATTCACCGCGGTCCACGCCGCGTTTCCCCGGCTCGTGCGCAGCGCAGGGGCACTCGATGCCGTGCAGCTGCTGGTCGAGCTGCTCGCCGACGACGCGGCGGTGCGCACCGCGGGACGCACTCCCCTGGCCCGTGCGCTGGTGGCCTGCGCGTCCGGCCAGACCCCGTCGGCGGCGCTGGCCGCGGGCGGTCCCAGCACGGTGGTGCGGGTGCGCAGGCTGTCCGGGCGGGGTAACAGTCGCGTGCTGGCCGCAGCCGTCTACGCGGCCGCGGCCGCGGTGCTGGTGGTGCCGACAGTCGCGCTTGCCATACCGTGGCTGATCGAGCTGCAGCGCTTGTTTTTCTCCTAG